One part of the Vanessa tameamea isolate UH-Manoa-2023 chromosome 8, ilVanTame1 primary haplotype, whole genome shotgun sequence genome encodes these proteins:
- the LOC113399862 gene encoding large ribosomal subunit protein uL16m encodes MMSNTVKICLGILRPEKLQLTLTSGIKYFAPPKNYDDIVLPERQRLRIYDKVPLYPSNLKPPKMQKRLRYMRGPETLHNTLQLKQYGVMATGGGRMRHEHFEMTRLQVARRLDMKRMYAIWRVDPPWQPITKKGQGQRMGGGKGAIDHYVTPIKAGRIIFEVAGKCEYAEVHDLLRIVAERLPFQAVPVSQDIMEKMEADEKWKEENNQNKYTLKYIIQNNMGGCHRFISKYDHKWYGKYV; translated from the exons ATGATGTCCAATACAGTAAAAATATGCTTAG gaATACTTCGGCCAGAGAAATTACAATTAACCCTAACTTCGGGGATTAAGTACTTTGCGCCACCAAAAAATTACGATG atatTGTTTTACCTGAACGTCAAAGACTCAGAATATATGATAAAGTTCCACTGTATCCTTCTAACCTTAAGCCACCTAAAATGCAAAAACGACTACGATATATGAGAGGACCAGAAACTTTGCATAATACTTTGCAACTCAAACAATATGGTGTTATG GCCACTGGCGGAGGTAGAATGCGTCATGAACACTTTGAAATGACACGTCTCCAAGTTGCGAGGAGATTGGATATGAAAAGAATGTATGCTATATGGAGAGTAGACCCACCATGGCAACCTATAACTAAAAAGGGTCAAGGTCAACGTATGGGTGGAGGAAAAGGAGCCATTGATCATTACGTCACTCCAATTAAAGCTGGAAgaataatttttgaagttgctgGTAAATGTGAATATGCAGAG GTACATGATCTGTTGAGAATTGTGGCTGAGAGATTACCCTTCCAAGCTGTGCCAGTTTCTCAAGACATTATGGAGAAAATGGAGGCAGATGAAAAGTGGAAGGAAGAAAacaaccaaaataaatatacattaaaatatattattcaaaataacatgGGAGGTTGTCATAGGTTTATCTCTAAGTATGATCATAAATGGTACGGCAAATatgtataa